One Microbacterium sp. No. 7 genomic window carries:
- a CDS encoding DUF2637 domain-containing protein: MDAPATYDATERRGAAPEAGVSRLVIGVAVAGTILLALGAFWLSFTTLQDLAILSGIPAGQAWVWPLIVDGVILEATISVVALRNSARTARRFAWLLLTAGAAVSVAANVTHAVIAADARVPALIAAVVASIPPLVLLAMTHLTVELTRNATPRPAPTTPADPADPPRVYDLPRSADAHDAATGTEADDDSGAEDAAASSVAAPDPPLAPVSTDRMDAAPVVARRSRSGREAARARALELHRKGVPLRQIAAREQVHPTTVGRWLNAPELRQDGADHD, translated from the coding sequence ATGGACGCCCCGGCCACGTATGACGCCACTGAGCGCCGGGGTGCTGCGCCTGAAGCTGGCGTGTCGCGGCTGGTGATCGGGGTCGCGGTGGCGGGCACGATCCTGCTCGCGCTGGGCGCGTTCTGGTTGTCGTTCACGACGCTGCAGGATCTCGCGATCCTTTCCGGGATCCCCGCCGGGCAGGCGTGGGTGTGGCCGCTGATCGTCGACGGCGTGATCCTGGAGGCCACGATCAGCGTCGTCGCGCTGCGCAACTCCGCCCGCACCGCACGCCGCTTCGCCTGGCTGCTGCTGACGGCGGGGGCGGCAGTCTCGGTCGCGGCGAATGTCACCCACGCGGTGATCGCCGCGGATGCGCGGGTGCCTGCGCTGATCGCGGCGGTAGTCGCGTCGATCCCGCCGCTGGTGCTGCTCGCGATGACGCATCTCACCGTCGAGCTCACCCGCAACGCCACCCCACGCCCAGCACCCACCACCCCGGCCGACCCAGCCGATCCGCCGCGCGTCTACGACCTCCCTCGCTCCGCCGACGCTCACGACGCCGCCACCGGCACCGAAGCCGACGACGATTCTGGTGCCGAGGATGCGGCGGCGAGCTCGGTGGCAGCGCCCGATCCGCCGCTGGCACCTGTTTCAACGGATCGGATGGATGCGGCACCGGTGGTGGCGCGTAGGTCGCGGTCGGGGCGGGAGGCGGCGCGGGCGCGGGCGCTGGAGTTGCACCGGAAGGGTGTGCCGTTGCGGCAGATCGCGGCGCGGGAGCAGGTGCATCCGACGACGGTGGGCCGGTGGCTGAACGCACCTGAGTTGCGACAGGACGGAGCCGATCATGACTGA